The following proteins are encoded in a genomic region of Rattus rattus isolate New Zealand chromosome 2, Rrattus_CSIRO_v1, whole genome shotgun sequence:
- the Nt5c2 gene encoding cytosolic purine 5'-nucleotidase isoform X3 has product MSYRSMFQDVRDAVDWVHYKGSLKEKTVENLEKYVVKDGKLPLLLSRMKEVGKVFLATNSDYKYTDKIMTYLFDFPHGPKPGSSHRPWQSYFDLILVDARKPLFFGEGTVLRQVDTKTGKLKIGTYTGPLQHGIVYSGGSSDTICDLLGAKGKDILYIGDHIFGDILKSKKRQGWRTFLVIPELAQELHVWTDKSSLFEELQSLDIFLAELYKHLDSSSNERPDISSIQRRIKKVTHDMDMCYGMMGSLFRSGSRQTLFASQVMRYADLYAASFINLLYYPFSYLFRAAHVLMPHESTVEHTHVDINEMESPLATRNRTSVDFKDTDYKRHQLTRSISEIKPPNLFPLAPQEITHCHDEDDDEEEEEEE; this is encoded by the exons ATGTCCTACCGGAGTATGTTCCAGGATGTAAGAGACGCAGTGGACTGGGTCCATTACAAG ggtTCCCTTAAGGAAAAGACAGTTGAAAATCTTGAGAAGTATGTAGTCAAAGAT GGCAAGTTGCCGTTGCTTCTGAGCCGAATGAAGGAAGTGGGGAAAGTGTTTCTGGCCACTAACAGTGACTATAAGTACACAGAT aAAATCATGACTTACCTGTTTGATTTCCCACATGGCCCCAAG CCTGGGAGCTCCCACCGGCCGTGGCAGTCGTACTTTGATCTGATTTTGGTGGATGCACGGAAGCCGCTCTTTTTTGGAGAAGGCACAGTGCTGCGTCAGGTGGACACT AAAACCGGAAAACTGAAAATCGGCACCTACACGGGCCCCCTGCAGCATGGCATCGTCTACTCAGGAG GTTCATCTGATACAATCTGTGACCTGTTGGGAGCTAAGGGCAAAGACATTTTGTATATTGGAGATCACATTTTTGGAGACATTTTGAAGTCAAAGAAACGGCAAGGGTGGAGAACTTTCTTGGTGATTCCTGAGCTTGCACAAGAGCTGCACGTCTGGACTGACAAAAGTT CACTTTTTGAAGAACTTCAAAGCTTGGATATTTTCTTGGCTGAACTCTACAA GCACCTGGACAGCAGCAGCAATGAGCGCCCAGACATCAGCTCCATCCAGAGACGGATCAAG AAAGTGACTCATGACATGGACATGTGCTATGGGATGATGGGAAGCCTGTTCCGCAGTGGCTCCCGGCAGACGCTCTTTGCCAGCCAAGTGATGCGGTACGCTGACCTCTATGCAGCATCCTTCATCAACCTGCTGTACTACCCATTCAGCTACCTCTTCAGAGCGGCCCACGTCCTG ATGCCGCACGAATCAACAGtggagcacacacatgtggataTCAATGAGATGGAGTCCCCTCTCGCCACCCGCAACCGCACATCGGTGGATTTCAAAGACACTGACTATAAGCGACACCAGCTCACGAGGTCCATTAGTGAGATCAAGCCTCCCAACCTCTTCCCTCTGGCTCCCCAGGAGATCACACACTGccatgatgaagatgatgatgaggaagaggaagaggaagaataa